In the genome of Rhodospirillales bacterium, the window CGCACGAACATGCCGGATGTTGTTCTCGAAAATCCTGAAAACATCAACTGAAAACGCCATATCGTCGAAAATGTTCCACTACAGGCTTGGGCGTTTCGAAGTCCAAAGACGGGAAATCAATGGCTTGCAATACAATGTTCCCGCCCCGTTCCCACACCACTGTTCAAGTTCAGCTTGAAGGGAGGGAGCCGTCCCTGCAACCGTTGGTGCGCTCAGCGTCTCGGTGGCCACCAACGTCAGGACGTACGCGGCCCGGAACCGGCGCCGTTACCCTCCGCTTCCCGGCGCCGCCGCCGACGGTTGAGGCGCCAGGGACTGGTAGTAGAGCGTCACGGCCCGGATCTGATCGTCGCTCATGCGGGCGGCGATCGTCCGCATGATGTGGGCGAACGGCGTGCCGCCGCGGGTGTCCTGTTGCCAGGCCCGGAGCTGCTGCTCCAGATAGCCGGCGCGCTGGCCGGCGAGCCGCGGATAGAGCGGATGCGGCTGGACGGATCGTCCGTCTGGTAGAGGGCCGTGACAGACGGCGCAGGCAGGCACGCCGTCGGCGGGCGCACCCTGGGTGGCGATGTCGCGGCCGCGCGCAACCAGCGCCGGCTCGCCCGGGTCGGGAACCGCCGGCGCCTCGGCATCGGCGAAGTGCGCCGCCAGCGCCAGCATCTCCTCCTCCGACAGCCCGGCCGCGGCCGGCTGCATGAAGCCGCTGTAGCGGCGGCCCGCCGCGTACGCCTCGAGCGAGGCGAGAAGGTAGGCCTCGCTCTGGCCGGTCAGCCGCGGAAACGCCCCTTCGCCCCTGCCGGCGCCGTCGCGGCCATGACAGCGGGCGCAGTTGGCCAAAGCCTCGCCGCCGCCGATCTCGTCCAAGGTTCCCGGCGTCAACGCCGCCGGGCTGACGCTGCCGGTCTCCGTGCGCGCCTCCGCCGCCGCCCCATCGCCGCCGGCTGCATCGCCGCCGGCTTCATCCCTCCCAAAGGCCAGCCGGCGGTATTCGGCGGGTTCCATGTCCGGAAGGCGCAGCAGAAACGCCACCATCGCCCACACCTCGTCCTCGCGCCCGAACGCCACCCAGGCCGGCATCGCCGTCATCTTGACGCCGTTGCGGACGATCCAGAACAGCTCCTCCGGCTCCCACTTGTGGAGTGTCTCGGCCAGCACCGGCGGCGGCGGCGTCATGGCCAGCGCCACCGGCGACTGCGGCTGGCCGGGCGCGCCGTGGCAGGCGGCGCAGCCGGTGGCGTAGTGCCCCGCGCCGCGCAGGACCATCCCCGGATCGTCGAGGGCCGGCGCCTCGATCCCGAGCGCGTGGGTTTCCACCGACTGGCGCATGGAGAAGTGCAGGAACCAGCTCGTGATCGCCCAGTGGCCGGTGCTGGCGCCAACGTTGATGATGCCGGACCACGCGACCAGGAACCCGGCAGCGCCGATCGCCGCCGCCGCACCCGTCAGCCACAGGAGCCGCCGCTTCGTCGCGCCCTTCATGGCGCACCCGCCTTCGCCGCTGCATGAACGCGCTCCGGCTCCGCGCGCAGCAGCCGCGCCGCCAAAGCCAGCCCTCCCGCCAGATAGGTGGCGCCGCCCACGATCAGCATCAGGGTCCCGCCGAGCTGTTGATCGGCCAAGCCCACGCCCGCCGCCAGCCCATGGGATTCGCCGTAGAGGGGCCGCGGCGCCAGGGCCAAAAGGGTTCCCAGCAACGTCATGTGCATGGAGGTCAGCAGCAAGGCGATGACGCCGGCAGCGGTCCTGTTCCGGGCCGCGACACCGTCACCGCCGGGTCCGCTCAGGACCGAGAGCCACAACACGAGCCCCGCCAGCAGAAACGACGCCTGCTCCAACACCAGCATCGCCGACGCCTGCCGCGCCGCGTCGTGCAGGGCCGGCGCATGCCAGCCCCAGACCACCGCCAACTCGAACAACGACGCCGGTATGGCCGCAAACAGCACCGGCGCGACGCGCACCGGATCGAGCCGCGCCCCCGCCAGCGCCAGCGCGATCAGCGGCGCTGCAACACACACCACCGTCAGATGGGCCGTCATATGCGCAGAGAAGCCGTGTCCAAACATCATCGCCGGCAGTCCCGACCAGGCTGCGGCCAGGGCCGCGACTCCCGCGACAAGCGGCAGCGAGCGCGTCATCGGCCGGGCGAGCGGCGCCGGGCGCATCATCGACACGTCTCGAAAATCAATGCCGGCAGGGCGTCGAACACCGTGCCGATGGCGCTGAGGATGCACAGCAAGAGCGTCGCCAAGCCGATGAACCGTCGACGTTCGCCGACCGTGTGCCGCGACAACGGCGGCCGCTTTGCAACGGTTCCACCCCATGTAAGCCAAGCGCGCCATGCGGCCCAGCCGATCACTGCCAGCGCCACCGCGGTGTAGGCCGCGACTGCGAGGCGTACCGGCGCCAGATCTCCTCCCACCTTGGCACAGAACACCGCAGCCGTGACATAGCTCAGGAGGAAGTGCGCCGCCCAGACGGTGGGGCCGATGATCAGGTCCCACTGGCTCTGCTCATCGTGGGTGTCGGCATCGAAGGCGTCTCGCAGCATCTCGCGCATGGCACCTGTCCTTTCGGTCATGTCGCCAGCGGGAACAGGCCGACCACCGCATACGCGATGACCGCCGTCACCATGAGAAAGTGCCAGTAGAGCGCAACGTTCCAGATGTCGATGTCGTACTCGGGGGTGAGCCGCCCGGCAACGCTGCCGGCCAAGCAGTAGAGGTTCATCAGCGCCCCGACCGCGGCGTGGATCGCCACCCACATCACCACCACCCACACGGTTGCCGGGTACGAGTGCAGGGTGGGGTCGAGCCCCGCCGCCCACGGCCCCGCCAGCAGTCCCGCACCTCCCGCCAGCGCAAGCGCCGCTCCGGCGCCGGTCGCAAGGCGCATCGCGCGGATTGCGCCACGGGCGTTCAGCAACCGGCCGCCGAGCGTCGCCGCCCACCCTGCGGCGAGCGACGCGAGGCCGAGCGTCAGCCAGCCGAGCCCCGGCGCCCCCTGCCCTTCCGGCGGAAAGTCAGGGTGAATCGTCCAGAAAAAGAAGTAGCCGAACACCAGTCCGCCGAACGCCGTGAGGTCGCCGATCATGGTGATGAACATGGCCCACCACCCGACCGAAGCCGGACCCGACCCGTACGTCGGCAGGACCAGGCCGAGACCGACATCCTTCCGCGGCCTTTCCGGAATGACCGCCGTGCCGGTCCAGAGCCAGTTGAGAATCATCGCAACCGCGAGGGCGCCGCTGACCACGGCGGCGATGTACCAATGGAAGGTCGCAAAGATGAAGGACCCGCCGGTGAACGCGGCGGCGATCATGGTCTTGAAGGTCGGACCCGGCACCCTGAGGCACTGGACAGGATCGCCATCGAGCACCGAGGTCACCAT includes:
- a CDS encoding c-type cytochrome — translated: MKGATKRRLLWLTGAAAAIGAAGFLVAWSGIINVGASTGHWAITSWFLHFSMRQSVETHALGIEAPALDDPGMVLRGAGHYATGCAACHGAPGQPQSPVALAMTPPPPVLAETLHKWEPEELFWIVRNGVKMTAMPAWVAFGREDEVWAMVAFLLRLPDMEPAEYRRLAFGRDEAGGDAAGGDGAAAEARTETGSVSPAALTPGTLDEIGGGEALANCARCHGRDGAGRGEGAFPRLTGQSEAYLLASLEAYAAGRRYSGFMQPAAAGLSEEEMLALAAHFADAEAPAVPDPGEPALVARGRDIATQGAPADGVPACAVCHGPLPDGRSVQPHPLYPRLAGQRAGYLEQQLRAWQQDTRGGTPFAHIMRTIAARMSDDQIRAVTLYYQSLAPQPSAAAPGSGG
- a CDS encoding cytochrome c oxidase assembly protein, giving the protein MTRSLPLVAGVAALAAAWSGLPAMMFGHGFSAHMTAHLTVVCVAAPLIALALAGARLDPVRVAPVLFAAIPASLFELAVVWGWHAPALHDAARQASAMLVLEQASFLLAGLVLWLSVLSGPGGDGVAARNRTAAGVIALLLTSMHMTLLGTLLALAPRPLYGESHGLAAGVGLADQQLGGTLMLIVGGATYLAGGLALAARLLRAEPERVHAAAKAGAP